From a region of the Thiorhodovibrio winogradskyi genome:
- a CDS encoding TA system VapC family ribonuclease toxin, with the protein MQACGERDDVAICELVLVEFYVLLRNPQILKVPMSAEEAAATCQGYRNNPHWRLLEQAPVMRRVWPLAARADVARRRIFDLRLAFTLLHHGVTEFATANTKDFTDLGFSRVWDPTSSADQAKIQP; encoded by the coding sequence ATCCAGGCTTGCGGTGAGCGCGACGACGTTGCAATTTGCGAGTTGGTCTTGGTCGAATTTTATGTGTTGCTGCGTAATCCGCAGATTCTAAAGGTTCCCATGAGCGCTGAAGAGGCTGCTGCAACCTGTCAGGGTTATCGGAACAACCCACACTGGAGGTTGCTTGAACAAGCACCCGTCATGCGCCGGGTTTGGCCATTGGCCGCCCGTGCCGATGTGGCTCGTCGGCGTATTTTCGATCTGCGTCTGGCCTTCACGCTGCTTCACCACGGCGTGACGGAATTTGCAACGGCCAATACCAAGGATTTCACCGATCTCGGCTTTTCTCGCGTCTGGGATCCCACCTCTTCTGCCGATCAAGCAAAAATTCAACCATGA
- a CDS encoding antitoxin, translating to MIETQLSLPDDLYREAQRIASEREWPLPEVLRRGVEYIVSMYPPSDRPMSAWTPPKPRALGRFQKPAEDWRLLANDIDGHEK from the coding sequence ATGATCGAAACCCAACTCTCGCTGCCTGATGATCTTTATCGGGAAGCCCAGCGAATCGCCAGCGAACGTGAATGGCCTTTACCGGAAGTCCTGCGTCGCGGTGTTGAGTACATTGTTAGTATGTACCCCCCAAGTGACAGGCCCATGAGCGCTTGGACGCCTCCAAAACCGCGCGCACTCGGTCGTTTTCAGAAGCCTGCTGAAGATTGGCGTTTGCTGGCCAATGACATTGATGGCCACGAAAAATGA
- a CDS encoding type II toxin-antitoxin system PemK/MazF family toxin, translated as MKTPIVTYNAFDVVRVPFPFTDRGATKHRPALIISEASRFNQPAGHSVMAMITSAYHAPWPLDCLIEDLDAAGLPAPSRVRFKLFTLDHRLVNPCLGRLSLPDQAQVRQGLIALFNWMPT; from the coding sequence ATGAAGACGCCTATCGTGACCTATAACGCCTTTGACGTAGTGCGGGTGCCCTTTCCCTTCACGGATCGCGGGGCCACCAAGCATCGCCCCGCCCTGATCATCTCCGAGGCGTCGAGGTTCAATCAGCCTGCGGGCCATTCTGTCATGGCGATGATTACGTCCGCCTACCACGCCCCCTGGCCACTCGATTGCCTGATCGAGGATCTGGACGCCGCCGGTTTACCCGCCCCGTCGCGGGTACGGTTCAAACTCTTTACCCTCGATCACCGTCTGGTGAATCCTTGCCTTGGTCGCTTGTCCTTACCCGATCAAGCCCAGGTGCGCCAAGGTCTCATCGCCCTCTTCAACTGGATGCCCACATGA